Proteins from one Monodelphis domestica isolate mMonDom1 chromosome 6, mMonDom1.pri, whole genome shotgun sequence genomic window:
- the MED19 gene encoding mediator of RNA polymerase II transcription subunit 19: protein MRGRGGGRHRVGGGGSGCSGGGGTAVDVMENFSALFGTQTEPPPPPPAALGFGPGKPPPPPPPPPGGGPGTVPPPAAVPSAPGADKAAAGCGPFYLMRELPGSTELTGSTNLITHYNLEHAYNKFCGKKVKEKLSNFLPDLPGMIDLPGSHDNSGLRSLIEKPPILGGSFNPITGTMLAGFRLHAGPLPEQCRLMHIQPPKKKNKHKHKQSRTQDPVPPETPSDSDHKKKKKKKEEDPERKRKKKEKKKKKNRHSPEHPGMGSSQASSSSSLR, encoded by the exons ATGAGAGGCCGCGGCGGCGGCAGACACCGAGTGGGCGGGGGTGGCAGCGGctgcagcggcggcggcggcacaGCTGTCGACGTGATGGAGAACTTCTCAGCGCTCTTCGGTACCCAGACtgagccgccgccgccgccaccggcTGCGCTGGGCTTTGGGCCGGGGAAGCCCCCCCCTCCGCCACCACCTCCACCGGGCGGGGGCCCTGGAACGGTGCCGCCGCCCGCGGCGGTCCCATCTGCCCCCGGCGCTGACAAGGCCGCCGCTGGGTGTGGGCCTTTCTACCTGATGCGAGAGCTCCCAG GGAGCACAGAGCTGACAGGGAGTACCAATTTGATCACACACTACAACTTGGAGCACGCTTATAATAAATTTTGTGGgaagaaggtaaaggaaaagCTGAGTAATTTCCTGCCTGACCTGCCTGGAATGATTGACCTGCCTGGCTCCCATGACAACAGCGGCCTCCGCTCTCTCATCGAGAAGCCCCCCATCCTTGGGGGCTCTTTCAACCCTATCACTGGCACCATGTTGGCGGGTTTCCGCCTACACGCGGGCCCG CTGCCAGAACAGTGCCGCCTGATGCACATCCAACCCCCCAAGAAGAAGAATAAGCACAAGCACAAACAGAGCCGTACCCAGGACCCTGTCCCCCCAG AAACTCCATCCGATTCGGatcacaagaaaaagaaaaagaaaaaggaagaagatccTGAgcggaaaaggaagaagaaagaaaagaagaagaagaag AACCGACACAGTCCAGAGCACCCCGGTATGGGCAGCTCCCAGGCCAGCAGCAGCAGTAGCCTCCGTTAA